A genomic segment from Desulfurobacterium pacificum encodes:
- a CDS encoding type II toxin-antitoxin system VapC family toxin — MRVLFDTNIILDVLLERQPFSELASKLLSKVEEGEVSGLVCATTITTIYYLASKAFDRKKANECIELLLNLFEVASVNRIVIESAKKLNFKDFEDAVIYASALHSGCNCVVTRNVGDFTASEIPVFSPEELLKIIKIGKE; from the coding sequence ATGAGAGTTCTATTTGATACAAACATTATTTTAGATGTCCTCCTTGAACGTCAACCGTTTTCTGAATTAGCATCAAAACTGCTTTCAAAAGTTGAAGAAGGAGAAGTTAGCGGATTAGTGTGTGCAACTACAATAACCACTATTTACTACCTTGCAAGTAAAGCCTTTGACCGTAAAAAAGCAAACGAATGTATAGAACTGCTTCTCAACCTTTTTGAAGTTGCATCTGTAAATAGAATCGTCATAGAAAGTGCTAAGAAGTTGAATTTTAAAGATTTTGAAGATGCCGTAATATACGCATCAGCTTTACACTCTGGATGTAACTGCGTTGTCACAAGAAATGTAGGAGATTTTACTGCCTCAGAAATTCCTGTTTTCTCTCCTGAAGAACTTTTAAAAATTATAAAAATTGGTAAAGAATAA
- a CDS encoding DUF6364 family protein, protein MKTKLTLRLEKDAIEKAKEYSVKKGESVSQIVEKFFKTLPTEKEEITPTVKKLKGLLKNSNIDETDYKNFLEEKYL, encoded by the coding sequence TTGAAAACAAAATTGACACTTAGGTTGGAAAAAGACGCTATAGAAAAAGCAAAAGAGTACTCTGTGAAAAAAGGAGAATCTGTCTCTCAAATTGTTGAAAAGTTCTTTAAAACTCTTCCCACTGAAAAGGAAGAAATAACCCCTACCGTAAAAAAGCTTAAAGGGTTACTAAAAAACTCAAATATTGACGAAACTGACTACAAAAATTTCCTTGAAGAAAAATACCTATGA